Sequence from the Kineosporia succinea genome:
CCGGCCGCTTTCGGGGCCGACCTGCCCGCCGAGCAGGCCCGCTTCCTGGCGAACTCGCAGGTGCCGTGGGGCGTCGCGGCCCTGACCGGCACCGTGACCGACCCGGCCTGGCGGGTGAAGCCGAGCTGGTACCTGGTGGCCTCCGACGACCAGACCATCCCGCCGGACGCGCAGCGCGGTATGGCGGCCCGGGCCGGCGCCACCACGAGCGAGGTGGCCGCGAGTCACGCCGCCTACATCTCCCGGCCCGGTCACGTGGTCGAGCTGGTCAGGGCGGCCGCCGGCGCGTGACGTCACTCGTTCTCCCGTAGTGCTGAAGTCCAGGGCCGTGGGTTCACCGCCGCCCCAGCGGCCGGCCCGGCCCCCGCGCATCGAAAGGTCACGCATGAAACTCGTCGGTCGGATCGCCGCCGTCGTCTCCGCCGTGGTGCTGTCCGGCACCGCTTCGGTCCTCGTCTCCTCGCAGGCGCAGGCCGATACCCTGTGCCCGGAGGGGTACATGTGCATGTACGAGAAGGCCAACTACGGTGGGGGCCGGTACATCCTGCCCCGGCTCGCCAGCGGCGCCCCGTGCGACGCGGACTTCCGCGGCAAGAAGTTCGACAACGGCAACGCGCTGGACAATCACGTGTCGTCGTTCCGCAACCTCACCCCGTGGGCGGTCACGCTGTCGACCGGACCGGGCACCAGTTCGCCCGTCACCAGGGTGATCTCGGCTCGGCAGCAGGCGCCAGGGCTGGATCCGCTGCCGGCGGAGGGCTCCCTGATCCCGGCGGTCTACCTGGACGACTTCCTCTCCAGCGCCTGCTGAGCACGGCATCCCCGAAGGAGCGGGGGACGGACCTCAAAGGCCCGTTCACCGCTCCTTTCTCGTTCCCCAGCAGTGAACAATTTCTCCACAGGCGTTGCCTAGTCTCGGGATTCCGGGCCCCCTTTCCGGGCCCCTTTTCGAGCTCCCGTCCTCGGAGGACCCCTGGTGTCGCACTCCCTCACGAACGCACTCCCCCCGCAGGCCCGCCACCTCGTCCCCGAGGCCCGCCCGCCGCGTCCCCCGGCCCTTCCGATCCCCCTGCCGCCCCGCCGCACCACCCGCATGGTCGCCCGGCGCTACGAGCTGGGCGCGCGCCTCGGCTCCGGCGGGATGGGCGTGGTCTGGTCCGGGTACGACCTGCTGCTCGACCGCGTCGTGGCACTGAAGGAGCTCACCGGCGACCGCGGCCGGGCCGCGGCCCTGCAGGAGGCCCGGGCCGCCGCGCGCATCACCCACCACGGCGTGGTCCGGGTCATCGACGTGGTGCTCGCCTCGCACGGCCGCGACTGGATCGTGATGGAGCTGCTGCCCGGCCGCTGCCTGGGCACCGTGGTGCGCGAGGACGGGCCGCTGGACCCAGCCCGCGTACGGGACCTGGGCATCCGTCTGCTCGAGGCCCTGAGCGCGGTGCACAGCAGCGGCCTGGTGCACGGCGACGTGAAGCCGGCCAACGTGCACCTGTGCGACGACGGCCGCGTGGTGATCACCGATTTCGGCCTGGCCCAGGAACTCAGCGGCGACTGCGCCGTGATCACCGGCATCGCCGAGGGCAGCCCGTCGGTGCTGGCCCCGGAGTCCATCGCCGAGGGCCGGTTCGGCACGGCGTCGGACCTGTACGCGCTCGGAGTGACGCTGTACATGGCGGCCACGGGCGAGAGCCCTTTCGAAGAGACCACCCCCGCGGCGGCGCGGCGGATCGGCCCGCTGCACGCCGTGATCGAGGCCCTGATGCACCCGGACCCCCAGCACCGCGTCAGCGCCCCGGCCGCCCTGGTGGCGTTGCGGCGCTCACGCACGATCGCACCGGCCCGGCGTCTTTCGCCGGAAGCAGCTCTCGCCGCCCGGTGAGAAGGCAGGACGGGAGGCAGGGGGCCGGTCGGCCCCCTGCCTCGCCTCACCCCAGTTCGGTGAGCAACTGCTCGGCCCGGCGCACGAACAGGTGCGCCTCCTGCCCCAGCGCCACCGTGCGCGCCCGGCGGGCGTGGTGCCGGGCCCCGGCGCGGTCACCGGTGGCCCGGGCCAGCTGAGCCCGGAACAGCACGAGAAGTCCCTCCGCGGAGCGCTGCCCGTAGAGGTCCAGGCACTCGTGCGCCCGGTCCAGGGCCGCACCCGCCTCGCTCGTCTGACCGGCCGCCAGGCGCATCTGCCCCAGCAACCCGTACCAGGTGGACACGCAGGTGCGCACCGGGTCGGCCAGGTGGGTCGCGATGAGACGCTCCGCCGCGTCCGCCTCCCCGGCCGCGTCCGCACCGGTCATCGCCAGCGCCCAGTGCCGGGCCAGGCGCAGGTAGGTCCCCAGCGACAGGAACGAGAAGTCCGGGTCGGCGGTGATCCCGCGCCCGGCGGCGTGGAGGGCCCACCCGGGATCGCCGACGATCACGGCGGTACGGGCCTCGAAGGACGTGGCGACGGTGACGGCGTAGGGGTCGTCACCGGCCGCGGCGTTCAGGTCGGTCAGCAGGGCCCGGGCCGTCGAGGTCTCCCCCGCGTACGCGGCGATCTCGGCGAACAGGCCGGAGGACATGAGCTGCACCCCGTCCCGCACCGGGTCGCCGGTGGGACGGGCGGCACCGAGGGCGCTGAGCCGCCGGAACGAGGAGCCGATGTTGCCCAGGCACCACTCATGGATCCCGGCGGCGGCCTGGCCGTAGGCCCGCACCACCTCGTCGCCGGAGGTGCGGCCCAGCTCGTCGAGGCGCCGGGCCAGCGGGGTGCTGCGGTCCAGCTCGAGGGCCTGGCCGTGAGCGGTCCAGCGGGAGAACAGGAATCCGGCGGCCTCCCGCTCGCGCCCCAGCTGCCGGGCCACCTGCTCGGCCCGCTCCAGCAGGCTGGCCGAGGCCATCCCGTACATCGAGCGCATACCGACGACGGCGATCAGCTGGGACAGCGCCTCGAGTTCGAGCTCGGGAAGCGACGAACGGCGGGCCAGCTCGACCGCGGAGCCGAGGTGACGTTCGGCGGCGGCCAGGGCGGTCTTCGCGGCGGCCCGGGCCCCGGCCCGCACCAGGGCGGTGACGGTCGTGGCCGGGTCGGCCAGGGGTCCCGCGGCCCACAGGTGGTGGGCGACGCGCTCGGGCACGGACTCGTCGTCCAGACCGATCTGCTCGATGGCGTCGGCGATGCGCCGGTGCAGACCGGCCGCCCGCGCGGGCGCGAGTTCCTCGGCGACGGCCTGACGCACCAGGTCGTGCGTGAAGCGGTAGGAGAACGGGTCGGCGGGGCTGGCGTCGACGAGGCCGAGGCGGCGCAGGGGCTCGAGGTGGTTGAGACAGGTGATCATGTCCTGGGCCGCCGACCGGGCCAGGAGCGGCAGCTCGAGGCTGCGCCCGACCAGCGCGGCGATCTCCAGGAGCTCACGGGCCGGCGGGTCGAGGGCGGTGAGCCGGTCGCGCACCACGTCGCGCACGGTCATCGGGACGCCCCGGCCCAGCACGGTCTCCGGGGTGATGACGGTGTCGGAGGCCAGGAGCCGCGCCAGTTCCCGCACGAAGAAGGGGTTCCCGGCGGTGCGGGCGTGGATGAGGGCCGCCACCTCGGCGGTGGGCCGGGTCCCGGTCTCCAGATGCACCAGCCGGGCCACCTCGTCGGGACCGAGCGGGCCGACCAGGACGCGCCGGTGACCGGCGGTGCGGCTGGCCGCGGCGAGCGTGCGCACCAGCTCGAGACGAGCGGCGGGGCCGCGGTTGCGCAGGGTGGCGACCAGGGCGGTGCCGGCCGGGAGCCGGGCGATGACGTGGTCGAGCAGGTGCAGGGAGCTGGTGTCGGCCCACTGCAGGTCGTCGATCATCAGCACGACGGGACGCTCACCCGCCCACCGGGCGATCAGGTCGAGCACCTGCTCGCGCAGAGGGAAACGGCTCGGCGGCGCCGCCGGGTTCCTGGTGCCGACCAGGTGCCCGAGGTCGCCGGCCAGCCACTCCTCCCGCTCGGCGGGCGGCAGCGTGTCGAGCAGCTCGGTGACCGTCTCGACCCAGGGCCACATCGTGGGCGTGCCCTCGTCGGGCAGGCAGTGCGCCCGCACCACCACCGCGCCCCGCAGCCCCGCCCGGTGCGCGACCTCGTCCAGGAGGCGGCTCTTGCCCGCGCCGGGCTCACCCTCGAGCAGCACGACGGCGTTCCGGCCGCCCAGGGCCGGCTCGAGAGCGCGCTCCAGCACTTCGATCTCGTGCTCGCGCCCCACCAGCAGATCGCCGGGCCCGGACACCACGACCGGCGCGACCACGGCCGGTCTCGTCACCGCGGGGGCCGGTGCGAGCACCCGCTGGTGGGCCTCGCGCAGGGCCGGGCCCGGGTCGATCCCGAGGTGCTCGGCGAGACGACGGCGCACCCCGTCGAACAGGGTGAGGGCCTCGGCCTGGTGGCCGGCCTCACCCAGGGCCGAGACCAGACCGGCCAGGACCGGCTCGTGCAGCGGGGCCATCGCGGCGGCCCGGTGCAGGGGCCGCAGCACCCGGTGGGCCTGGCCGAGCGCGAGCGCGGCCTCGTTCGCCTCGACGCAGACCCGGAAGAACTCGTCGTTGAGGCCGGCGAAGATCGGGGCGGCGACCGGGCCGTGGGCCCACCCGTCACCGGCCGGGCCGGTCCACAGCTCGAGGGCCTCGAGGTAGTGCTCGAGCGCGGTCTGCTGGTCGTCCTGAGCGCGGGCGCTCTCGGCCAGCTTCCGGAACCGCAGCAGGTCGAGCACGTCCGCGCCGCCCGCCCAGAGGTAGCCGTTGGGGCGGCTGAGCAGGTACTTCCCGGCCTCGCGGGGCGGCAGGTCGGGTTCGAGCAGACGCCGCAGCGACCCCATGTACTTGTGGATGACGTTGAGAGCGCTGGCCGGTGCCTCCTCGCCCCAGATCAGGTCGATGAGCTCGCCGGTGCCGGTGGGGCGCCCTCCCCGGGCCAGGAGCAGAGCGAGCAGGTAAGCCTGCTGGCGCGGCGCGGTTTCGAGTTCGGTCTCACCGCGCCAGACCCGTAACGGGCCGAGAACCTGCAACCGCAGTGCGTCACTGCCCGCCGCTGGTCTCCGCCCGTCGGTGTCAGCAGAAAACTGAGTCACCGTCATTTCTGACCCCTTAGAAATGGCCCGACCCAGGTCAAGACCCCTTTGCGGGCCAGATCGGAGATGCCGAAATGGAGCTTATGGGTACACTCTACTCGCTGGAGTACCAGTCCAGCCATAGTCACTGGAGTAAGACTCCAGTCAGTTTCTGATCGGAGACGTGCGTTGCCCGACCGCACAGCACCCCGGAACCGCCGCGACGAGTACGCCCGGATGACGCGGCAGGACGTGATCGACGCTGCGCGAAAACTGTTCTTCGAGCAGGGATACGAGCAGACCACGGTCGCCGACATCGCCCGGCAGGCCCAGGTCTCCCCGGCCACGGTGTACGCCCAGCTCGGCGGCAAGGAAGGGCTGCTGCAGACCCTGATGGACGTCTGGTCCACCAGCCCCACGGTCGCCCGGGTGGTCACCGACTCGATCGCCCAGCCCACCGGCCCGGGCATCCTCGCGGTGCTGGCCGACGGCTACATCGAGCACGCCGCCGAGGCCGGCGACATCATGACGGTCCTCGAACTGGCCTCCGCCAGCTCGACGCCCGCCCGCGAGTTCATGGACGTCGGCGAGCAGCGCCACCGCGAGGCCCTCCAGGCCGTCACCCAGGCCCTGTCCGACATCGACGCCCTGGCCGACGGCCTGTCCGTCGCCGACGCGGCCCTGATCATCTACTTCCACTTCCGGCACCCACAGCTCGTGCTCGCGTCCGACACCTTCGGCTGGGGCACCGAGCGGGCCCGGCAGTGGCTCCTGGAACGCGTCATGGCCGCGATCCTCAAGAGCTGATCTCCACAACCCGTCAACAACGGATGCCTACGTTCGAGGCACTGCCCACCACCGGTCGAAGGAAGCACAGACCATGGTCACCACCCACCACCGGTACGCCCAGGTCGACGGCCACCAGATCTTCTACCGGGAGGCCGGTGCCCGCGAACGCCCCACCCTGGTCCTGCTTCACGGCTTCCCGACCAGCTCACTGATGTTCCGTGAGCTCATCCCCCGGCTGGCGGACCGCTGGCACGTGATCGCCCCCGACCACCTCGGTTTCGGGCTCTCCGACGCCCCCACCACCCACGACTTCACCTACTCGTTCGACGCCCTGGCCGACCTCACCCGGGCCCTGATCGCCCAGCTGCGCATCGAGCACTACGGCCTGTTCGTGCAGGGCCACGGCGCCCAGGTCGGCTGGCGCCTGGCGCTGCGCTCACCGGAGGCGGTGCTGGCAGTGGTCAGCCAGAACGGCAACGCGTACGTCGAGGGTCTGCAGCCGGAGTTCTTCACGGCGCTGCGGGAGTACTGGCTCCAGCCGAACCCGCGCACCGAGGCCGGGGTGCGCGAGACGCTGACGCTGGAACTGACCCGCTGGCAGTACCTGACCGGGGTGGCCGACGAGACCCGGGTCGATCCCAACACCTGGATCCACGACCACCACCTGCTCTCCCGCTCGGGCAACGACCTGATCCAGCTGGCCCTGTTCGCCGACTACGCCTCCAACCCACCGCTGTATCCCCGCGTTCATCGGTACTTCCGGGCGTATCAGGTTCCGCTGCTGGCCGTCTGGGGCCGGGGCGATCCGATCTTCGGCCCGGCCGGCGCGCTCGCCTTCACCGCCGACCTTCCCGACGCCGAGATCCATCTGCTCGACGGGGGTCACTTCCTGCTGGAGAGCGCTCTCGACGAGGTCACGCCGCTCATCGAGGCCTTCCTCGAGCAGCACCTCGAAGAACCCGCCCTGAACTGAACCTCCCTGGACCACCACCGAACCCAGGGTGGACGCGTCGGGGCACCGACGCGTCCACCCTGGGGTCTCGCGGTACTCACCGACGACGATCCAGGTGCTCGGCCAGGAACTCCCGCACGATCGACGCCACCTCGTCGAGCGCGCTCTCGAGCAGGAAGTGCCCGCCCTCGAGCAGGTGCACCTCGGCCCGGGGAAGGTCTCTCACGAAAGCCTGCGCCCCGACCGGGTCGAAAACCGGGTCGTGACGGCCCCAGACCGCGAGCAACGGCACCTGGCTGTCCCTGAAGTACTGCTGCACCCGCGGATACAGTTCGACGTTGGTGGCGTAGTCGGCGAAGAGCCGTAGCTGCACCAGGTCGTTGCCCGGCCGGGTGAGCAGCCCGTAGTCGCCCTCCCAGGTGTCCGGGTCGACCACCGAGGAGTCGGCGACGCCGGTCACGTACTGCCAGCGCGTCGCCTCCAGGGTCAGGGCCTGCCGGGCCACTGCCTCGGTCTCGGGGGTCTGTTCCTTCCAGTACCCTCGCTGGGTCTCGAAAAAAGCCTCGTTCATGCCCTCTTCGTAGGCGTTGCCGCTCTGGGTGACGATCGCGGTCACCGCCTCCGGGTCGCGCAGGGCCAGCCGCCAGCCGACCGGGGCGCCGTAGTCCTGCACGTACATCGCGAACCGCCGAACCCCGAGCTGCCGCAGCAGATCCTGGGTGAGATCGGTGAGCGCCTCGAAGCTGTAGGGGAACTCGGTCACCGGCGGCATGTCGGAGTGGCCGAAGCCCAGCAGGTCGGGGGCGATGACGTGCCAGCGGTCGGCCAGCAGCGGGATCAGCCGGCGGAACATGAACGAGCTGGCCGGGAAACCGTGGAGCAGCACGATCACCGGCGCACCGGCCGGACCCGCCTCGCGGTAGTAGAGCGCCCTACCGCCGACCTCGGCGAAACGGTGATGGATCTGCGTCATGACCCGCATCCTGACAACGATCGCTGGACGGCGTGTGGACGCCGAATCCACTGGAAGTTCACCGTTACTCCGGCGAACGGGACCGGCCAGCAACGAATCATCAACCCCGCTGACCCAGTCTTCGCAGGTAAGCGCAGCACTGGATCTCCCCATGCCCCTTCAGGAGGAAACATGTTCCCGGGTCGACTTTCCCGCCGGGCGAAGACCGTCGCCGTTCTCGCGGGTGTGCCCGCCGTCGCCGCCGGGGTACTTCTGGCCACCGGACCGGCCCAGGCTTCCGGCCAGTCGTACTCGGCCGCCGCGGCCAAGCCGCTGGCTGGCAAGACCGTGGTGATCAAGGCGACGAAGTACCAGGGCAAGGACCGCCTGCTCACCGTGCGCGGCAACGGCTCGGCCGACCTGTCCCGCTCCAAGCCCACCAAGTCCAACGGCCTCTCGGCCGACGGCACCTCGTTCGTGCTCAAGAAGGTCGGCAGCAGCAAGGCCACCACGTACACGATCAAGAGCATCAACGACAGCGAGGGCGCCAAGGCCTACTGCCTGCAGCAGAAGACGAACGGCAAGGTCAACGTCGTGGTCTGCAACAGCAAGAAGACCAACCAGCGCTTCAGTTTCGAGCCGAACGGCAAGAACTTCGCCATCGCCGGCGAGTGGGGCTACCTCAAGGCCGACAAGCGCAAGCTGCGCGTGGCGAACATCGACAAGGAGTCGATGAGCTTCTTCAGCGTCAAGGCGCGCTGACCCGGAGAGGGCCGCTCCCGTTGCGGGAGCGGCCCTCTCGCGTCTGAACATCCGCTTCACCGGTTCCGTTCCGGATCATGGCGCCGCTCAGTACTTTTCCATTCTTTCCTGGTCGAATCGCCTCAGCCCGGTTCCCTCCTCGGCCCGGGCCGCCCCCGGGAGCGGGGCCGACCGCACGGTGCGGCGCCGGCCGGCCCGTTCCACCGCTCCCGGGCGCCTCGTGCGTTCGTCCCCAGCCACGATCGGAGCCAGGTGATCATGACCAGGATCAAGAAGAAGGCAGTGGCGGCAGCCGTCGGCGTTCTCGCCACCGCCGGTCTCCTCGTCTCGGCGGGCCCGCCCGCCCAGGCGGCCACCAACACCGTGCTGTTCTGCGTCCAGAACGTCAGTTCCGGCTACCTGATCTTTCCCAGCCGGTACAACTGGACCACCCCCGTGATCCCGCGTGGGCACTGCTGGTCGGCCTACCTGGACACCGGTGGCCTGGCCGAGGCGATCCTCGTCTACCGGGACAACGTCTACTCCTACGCCACGGCCTGGAACAGCAACGTCAGCGCGAAGGCCATCTACATCTAGGCTTTCCACCCCGAAGGGCCGCTCCCCCGTGCGGGAGCGGCCCTTTCGGCATGTTCACCCGAAGACCCAGATGTGGTCGTCGTTCGTGGAGCACGGGAAGAGCGTCAGACGCATCCCGAGCACCTTGTTGTCGACGCCGTCCGGGTTCGAGACGTTCAGGCACAGGTTGCTTTTCACGTTCACCAGGAAGAACCCGCTGCCGTGGGCCTCCTTGCGGAACATCTGGTTGTCGGAGCTGCCCAGCAGGCACTTGTGGGTGTTCACCACCGTGCCCTTGGCCACGGCCCCGCCACCGTTGACGTCCAGGCACCAGCCCGACCTCAGGTTGCGCAGCAGGAAGGTGCCGTCGGCCTGGGTGACCGTCTGATAGACCTGGTTGTCGTTGGTGGAACCGTCGCAGGTGTACTGCGCGACCAGGGCGTTCTCGGCGACCGACCCGGTGCGGCCGGGCAGGTCGGCGCAGTAGTGCGTCATCAGGTTCCGGATCACGCCGACCGTCTTGTACACCGGGCCCGCGGCCGTCGTGGTGCTGGTGCGGGCGGCGGCGGCAGCCGGCTGAGTGCTGGAGCTCTGGCTCTGCGTGGACTGACCCGAGGTGGCGTCGTCCTGGGCGTTCTGGCCCTGGGGGTTCTGAGCCTGGGTGTTCTGGCTCTGGGGTTTCTGACCCTGGGCGCTCTGACCGCTGCCCGTCTGCCCACCGCCCCCGGCCGGGGCCGGCGCGGTGCGGTTGTCGCCCGCCGGCACCGGCTGCAGCTGCGAGGAACCGGCCGGGCCGTTCTTCCCGGGTGCCGGTGAACCCGGTGCGGCCGAGACGCCCGCGGTGGCGGAGACGCCGGGAGTGCCCTTGCCCCCGACCGGAGCGGGCCCGGCCACGGCAGTGGACGAGTCGTCTGCCCCGAGCGCAGAGGCGGCCGCCCGCACTCCCTGGACGCCCCCGACCAGCGTCCCGCACGCCACCACCAGGCCGAGTCCGAGGACAGCCAGGCCCTGGAGCCCTC
This genomic interval carries:
- a CDS encoding peptidase inhibitor family I36 protein, yielding MKLVGRIAAVVSAVVLSGTASVLVSSQAQADTLCPEGYMCMYEKANYGGGRYILPRLASGAPCDADFRGKKFDNGNALDNHVSSFRNLTPWAVTLSTGPGTSSPVTRVISARQQAPGLDPLPAEGSLIPAVYLDDFLSSAC
- a CDS encoding serine/threonine-protein kinase, which produces MSHSLTNALPPQARHLVPEARPPRPPALPIPLPPRRTTRMVARRYELGARLGSGGMGVVWSGYDLLLDRVVALKELTGDRGRAAALQEARAAARITHHGVVRVIDVVLASHGRDWIVMELLPGRCLGTVVREDGPLDPARVRDLGIRLLEALSAVHSSGLVHGDVKPANVHLCDDGRVVITDFGLAQELSGDCAVITGIAEGSPSVLAPESIAEGRFGTASDLYALGVTLYMAATGESPFEETTPAAARRIGPLHAVIEALMHPDPQHRVSAPAALVALRRSRTIAPARRLSPEAALAAR
- a CDS encoding ATP-binding protein, producing the protein MTVTQFSADTDGRRPAAGSDALRLQVLGPLRVWRGETELETAPRQQAYLLALLLARGGRPTGTGELIDLIWGEEAPASALNVIHKYMGSLRRLLEPDLPPREAGKYLLSRPNGYLWAGGADVLDLLRFRKLAESARAQDDQQTALEHYLEALELWTGPAGDGWAHGPVAAPIFAGLNDEFFRVCVEANEAALALGQAHRVLRPLHRAAAMAPLHEPVLAGLVSALGEAGHQAEALTLFDGVRRRLAEHLGIDPGPALREAHQRVLAPAPAVTRPAVVAPVVVSGPGDLLVGREHEIEVLERALEPALGGRNAVVLLEGEPGAGKSRLLDEVAHRAGLRGAVVVRAHCLPDEGTPTMWPWVETVTELLDTLPPAEREEWLAGDLGHLVGTRNPAAPPSRFPLREQVLDLIARWAGERPVVLMIDDLQWADTSSLHLLDHVIARLPAGTALVATLRNRGPAARLELVRTLAAASRTAGHRRVLVGPLGPDEVARLVHLETGTRPTAEVAALIHARTAGNPFFVRELARLLASDTVITPETVLGRGVPMTVRDVVRDRLTALDPPARELLEIAALVGRSLELPLLARSAAQDMITCLNHLEPLRRLGLVDASPADPFSYRFTHDLVRQAVAEELAPARAAGLHRRIADAIEQIGLDDESVPERVAHHLWAAGPLADPATTVTALVRAGARAAAKTALAAAERHLGSAVELARRSSLPELELEALSQLIAVVGMRSMYGMASASLLERAEQVARQLGREREAAGFLFSRWTAHGQALELDRSTPLARRLDELGRTSGDEVVRAYGQAAAGIHEWCLGNIGSSFRRLSALGAARPTGDPVRDGVQLMSSGLFAEIAAYAGETSTARALLTDLNAAAGDDPYAVTVATSFEARTAVIVGDPGWALHAAGRGITADPDFSFLSLGTYLRLARHWALAMTGADAAGEADAAERLIATHLADPVRTCVSTWYGLLGQMRLAAGQTSEAGAALDRAHECLDLYGQRSAEGLLVLFRAQLARATGDRAGARHHARRARTVALGQEAHLFVRRAEQLLTELG
- a CDS encoding TetR/AcrR family transcriptional regulator — its product is MPDRTAPRNRRDEYARMTRQDVIDAARKLFFEQGYEQTTVADIARQAQVSPATVYAQLGGKEGLLQTLMDVWSTSPTVARVVTDSIAQPTGPGILAVLADGYIEHAAEAGDIMTVLELASASSTPAREFMDVGEQRHREALQAVTQALSDIDALADGLSVADAALIIYFHFRHPQLVLASDTFGWGTERARQWLLERVMAAILKS
- a CDS encoding alpha/beta fold hydrolase encodes the protein MVTTHHRYAQVDGHQIFYREAGARERPTLVLLHGFPTSSLMFRELIPRLADRWHVIAPDHLGFGLSDAPTTHDFTYSFDALADLTRALIAQLRIEHYGLFVQGHGAQVGWRLALRSPEAVLAVVSQNGNAYVEGLQPEFFTALREYWLQPNPRTEAGVRETLTLELTRWQYLTGVADETRVDPNTWIHDHHLLSRSGNDLIQLALFADYASNPPLYPRVHRYFRAYQVPLLAVWGRGDPIFGPAGALAFTADLPDAEIHLLDGGHFLLESALDEVTPLIEAFLEQHLEEPALN
- a CDS encoding alpha/beta fold hydrolase: MTQIHHRFAEVGGRALYYREAGPAGAPVIVLLHGFPASSFMFRRLIPLLADRWHVIAPDLLGFGHSDMPPVTEFPYSFEALTDLTQDLLRQLGVRRFAMYVQDYGAPVGWRLALRDPEAVTAIVTQSGNAYEEGMNEAFFETQRGYWKEQTPETEAVARQALTLEATRWQYVTGVADSSVVDPDTWEGDYGLLTRPGNDLVQLRLFADYATNVELYPRVQQYFRDSQVPLLAVWGRHDPVFDPVGAQAFVRDLPRAEVHLLEGGHFLLESALDEVASIVREFLAEHLDRRR
- a CDS encoding RICIN domain-containing protein, with translation MKTEQDEPTPPKTPAGGEGASGPGSGEGPEPRPEVGPGPEAGARVGAGPGGGAGPGDGAGPGDGAGPGDGAGPGDGAGPGDGAGPGDEAGSGDGAGPESGVEPAPRGEPGPEVEPGAGPDREPPSEPGSGPGTSDYDEVLTSWSRSALVRRPWVHVPTRGLQGLAVLGLGLVVACGTLVGGVQGVRAAASALGADDSSTAVAGPAPVGGKGTPGVSATAGVSAAPGSPAPGKNGPAGSSQLQPVPAGDNRTAPAPAGGGGQTGSGQSAQGQKPQSQNTQAQNPQGQNAQDDATSGQSTQSQSSSTQPAAAAARTSTTTAAGPVYKTVGVIRNLMTHYCADLPGRTGSVAENALVAQYTCDGSTNDNQVYQTVTQADGTFLLRNLRSGWCLDVNGGGAVAKGTVVNTHKCLLGSSDNQMFRKEAHGSGFFLVNVKSNLCLNVSNPDGVDNKVLGMRLTLFPCSTNDDHIWVFG